A region of Bacillus rossius redtenbacheri isolate Brsri chromosome 2, Brsri_v3, whole genome shotgun sequence DNA encodes the following proteins:
- the LOC134528891 gene encoding artemin-like — MTEVVEDDSEDPARATPDPPEGSSPRERPRRERRPPAHLAEYVLGSLITPPHTSPARAATEVASACAITSCAAVPPPGPAAHAATEAVSACASTSCSAGAKAPRAMGSCVEGCRLS; from the exons ATGACAGAAGTCGTGGAGGACGACTCCGAAGACCCCGCCAGAGCGACCCCTGACCCCCCCGAGGGGAGTAGCCCGcgagagcgcccccgacgggagcgccgacccccggcccaccTGGCCGAGTATGTCCTGGGCAGTCTCATCACACCGCCCCACACATCAC CTGCCCGCGCAGCGACCGAGgtggcgtccgcctgcgccatcACCTCATGCGCCGCCGTGccacctcccggcccagctgcccacgcagcgaccgaggcggtgTCCGCCTGCGCGAGCACCTCTTGCTCTGCCGGCGCTAAGGCGCCACGTGCCATGGGATCGTGTGTCGAAGGGTGCCGGCTGAGCTAG